The genomic stretch TTGAatagatttttaattcaatggCTGTAGCAATCGTTTGAATTTCATGCAGGTGGTATTTTACTATCGTGAAGTAAAAAGTAAAGGGTGTTGAAAGGCAGTTATTAAAAAAGGGACGACATGTTACAAAGAATTCAGATATATTATAGTACCACGCACAAACCTGAGAAATTGTTCCAAAAGTCATTCGAACCGAAGAGATGGTCTTGGATAATTTTTCAGCTCCATTTCTGAAGGCTCGTCTTGAGTCGGCCGAAACGTTACTCAAGCTTAAATTACTCCATCCTTTTTCGGGAGTTAAGGAACCAGCCCTACTTTTGGAAGTACGTTTTTTCGAAGGTGACTCTTTGTTGGCCAAATTGTACGGGCATTCTTGGTCAAAACGATCCTGCAGTCTTCGACGTAAATTTCTTGACTCTTTCGGCTCGTCTGAGGTGTTGTTTGCGGTTAAAGCCGAGCGGTGAAATGTGAACGAGATACTCCTCGAATCTGGCCTCATTATCACTTCTTATATCGTGGCTTCTAATGCCCAAATAATACCGCTTATCAAACTGTCAATAATTCACTAGCCTCCTCTCTCAGTTCACTTCTTCCTGATTGCTTGTCGCTTGAGCTTTGGCGAAAGCACGATACGGTAGAGAGCATGGATACCAACGTGATTGAACGCGGCTGAACGCCAGCGGCTGCCAAGCGggaattaacgattttttggGCAAGGCTGCGTGAATATGTTGTACTTGGATATTGAAGCACTCGTAATGCACTCACGCACCACTCGTTTCAAAACTGTTT from Neodiprion virginianus isolate iyNeoVirg1 chromosome 3, iyNeoVirg1.1, whole genome shotgun sequence encodes the following:
- the LOC124300004 gene encoding uncharacterized protein LOC124300004, which gives rise to MRPDSRSISFTFHRSALTANNTSDEPKESRNLRRRLQDRFDQECPYNLANKESPSKKRTSKSRAGSLTPEKGWSNLSLSNVSADSRRAFRNGAEKLSKTISSVRMTFGTISQKFRSSTRRRQRLEECHSPTISATPQTRSRHLLGRTPTKLYSPFGIESPRSAWSNSPGKENEDSSAMHKLTNVEQKLRKPFQLTKANGFTTFR